A DNA window from Sulfurimonas hongkongensis contains the following coding sequences:
- a CDS encoding glycogen synthase — protein MKILFASSEMFPYAKSGGLADVAASLPKSLAEFVDISTLIPFYGFMKKEGLVLVFSDKINLGGVSYGLKFYKKDNTTTYFVQAPLLSDTQNLYADESGDYANNNLRFGVFCKAIVVLAKKLDVDILHLNDWHTALSSLYLKEKKSKIKTVLTIHNLAYQGIYSKSSLKKLSIDKKYFNVDGVEFYDKVNFLKAGIAYSDAITTVSPTYAKEILTQEFGCGLEGFLELHKDKLYGILNGIDKTLFNPKTDESLYKKYDYSSLDKKEENKKAFLKNSSLKNPKLPLFVMVTRLVEQKGIDLVIESLKKILSKELNLFVVGEGSAEFAVKLEKFSSKYENFEFTNIYNEELSHRIYAAADFLLMPSRFEPCGLSQMISMSYGTLPIVHEIGGLKDSVKDGVDGIIFKEESKKDLLRAVKRAIKLKKNSEKFDSMRITAMKKDLSFTKSTLKYIELYKKTLG, from the coding sequence ATGAAGATACTTTTTGCTTCAAGTGAGATGTTTCCCTATGCTAAGAGCGGTGGTTTAGCAGATGTTGCCGCCTCACTTCCAAAATCACTAGCAGAGTTTGTAGATATATCGACTCTTATACCATTTTATGGTTTTATGAAAAAAGAGGGCTTAGTACTTGTGTTTAGTGATAAGATTAACTTAGGCGGAGTCTCTTATGGGTTAAAATTTTATAAAAAAGATAACACAACTACATATTTTGTGCAAGCTCCACTACTTAGTGATACACAAAATCTTTATGCAGATGAGTCGGGAGATTATGCAAACAATAATTTGCGTTTTGGTGTTTTTTGTAAAGCAATAGTAGTTTTAGCAAAAAAATTAGATGTAGATATCTTGCATCTAAATGATTGGCACACAGCTCTTAGCTCGCTTTATCTAAAAGAAAAAAAATCAAAAATCAAAACTGTGTTAACTATTCATAACCTTGCATATCAAGGAATTTACAGTAAAAGTTCATTAAAAAAACTCTCTATAGATAAAAAATACTTTAATGTTGATGGAGTAGAGTTTTATGACAAGGTTAATTTTTTAAAAGCTGGTATAGCCTATAGTGATGCTATCACGACTGTTAGTCCAACTTATGCAAAAGAGATTTTAACACAAGAGTTTGGATGCGGTCTTGAAGGTTTTTTAGAACTTCATAAAGATAAACTCTATGGAATATTAAATGGCATAGATAAGACTCTGTTTAATCCAAAAACTGATGAGAGTCTGTATAAAAAATATGATTATAGTAGCTTAGATAAAAAAGAAGAAAATAAAAAAGCTTTTTTAAAAAACTCCTCTTTAAAAAATCCAAAACTCCCACTTTTTGTTATGGTAACCCGTCTGGTTGAGCAAAAAGGTATAGATTTAGTCATAGAGTCGCTAAAAAAAATATTGTCAAAAGAGTTAAATCTATTTGTAGTGGGAGAGGGAAGTGCAGAGTTTGCAGTCAAGCTTGAGAAGTTTTCAAGTAAGTATGAAAACTTTGAGTTTACCAATATCTATAATGAGGAGTTGTCTCACAGGATTTATGCTGCTGCAGATTTTTTACTAATGCCATCAAGATTTGAGCCATGTGGACTAAGCCAAATGATTTCAATGAGTTATGGAACCCTGCCTATTGTTCATGAAATAGGCGGACTAAAAGATAGTGTTAAGGATGGAGTTGATGGGATTATATTTAAAGAGGAGAGTAAAAAAGATTTACTAAGAGCTGTCAAAAGAGCCATAAAACTCAAAAAAAATAGTGAAAAATTTGACTCCATGAGAATAACTGCTATGAAAAAAGATCTCTCATTTACTAAGAGTACACTTAAGTATATAGAGCTTTATAAAAAGACTTTAGGATGA